GCGCGCAGCCGCCTCCTCCGCACCCGCGACGCCCCCTCCGCCGGCGTCCCGCGCCAAAAAGCCGGCGATCGGGCATGGCGCCGGAGCGGTTCGCGGAGTACAAATAGCCAACCCCCGCCAGCCGCCGCCCGACCTCGAACGACACCCGAGAGAGCGCTCTCGCGGCCGGCCCGGCGTGGGCATCGGGCGTCCCTACCCTCCCGAAGGCAGGTCAATGAGGATCATGCGCCACGCACGTCGTGAGAGCGCTCACACGCGTCCCGGCCGGGTGTTCGTGCTCGGTCTCGTCCTGGCCGCCACCGCCGCGGCGACCGCACCGGCCGCGAACGCCGACCCGCCCCGCCGCGGCCCCGCGGACCTGGGCGCGAACGTCACCGTCTTCGACCCGGCCATGCCGGTCGCCGAGATCCAGGCGACCCTGGACGCGGCGCACGCCGCCCAGGTCGACGACGAGATGGGCACCCGGCGGCACGCCTACCTGTTCAAGCCCGGCCGCTACGGCACCGCCGAGCAGCCGCTGCAGATCAAGGTCGGCTACTACACCGAGATCGCCGGCCTCGGCGCCTCGCCCACCGACGTCGTCATCAACGGCAAGGTCGAGGTCTACAACCGCTGCCTGGCCGACAACGGCACCGGCAACTGCCTGGCCCTGGTGAACTTCTGGCGCACCCTGTCCAACCTGACCGTGGACGTCAACGGCGCGGGCCAGGACGGCTGCCGGTCGACGGCCAACTTCTGGGCGGTGTCGCAGGCGGTGTCCCTGCGGCGCCTCAACGTCACCGGCGGCACGCTGTCCCTGATGGACTACTGCACCGCCGGCCCGCAGTACGCCAGCGGCGGGTTCATCGCCGACTCCAGGCTGCCCGCGGTGACCAACGGGTCGCAGCAGCAGTGGCTGACCCGCAACAGCGAGGTCGCCGGCTGGTCCAACGGCGTGTGGAACCAGGTCTTCTCCGGCGTCGTGGGCGCCCCGGACGACGCGGCGTTCCCCAACCCGCCGTACACCACGCTCGACACCACCCCGCTCAGCCGCGAGAAGCCGTACCTGTTCGTCGACGCCTCGGGCGCCTACCAGGTCCGCGTCCCGTCGGCGCGCGCGAACACCAGGGGCGTCTCGTGGGCCGACGGCCTGACGCCCGGCCGCACGATCCCGCTGCGGGACTTCTTCGTGGCCCGGCCCGGCGACTCGGTGCGCGAGATCAACAGCCAGTTGGCGCGCGGCAAGCACCTGCTGCTGACCCCCGGCGTGTACGACGTCGAGCGCAGCATCGAGGTCAAGCGCCCCGACGCGGTGGTGCTCGGCCTCGGCCACGCCACCCTCACCGCGGTCAACGGCTCGACCCCGCTGGACGTCGCCGACGTGCCGGGCGTCGTCGTCGCGGGCATCACGGTCGACGCGGGCACGAAGCTGTCGCCGGTGCTGCTGCGCGTGGGCAAGGAGCACGGCAAGCGCCCCGGCTCGCCGCTCAACCCGACCACGCTGTCCGACGTCTACTTCCGGGTCGGCGGCCCGCACGTGGGCAAGACCGACACCGCGCTGGAGGTCAACAGCGACAACGTGCTCATCGACCACACCTGGGTGTGGCGCGGCGACCACGGCGTCGAGGGCTTCACCGACACCCAGCGGTGGAACACCAACACCGGCCGCACCGGTGTCGTGGTCAACGGCGACCACGTGACGGCCACCGGCCTGTTCGTCGAGCACTTCCAGCGGCACAACACCGTCTGGAACGGCGAGCACGGCGTCACCGTGCTGTACCAGAACGAGCTGCCCTACGACCCGCCGACGCAGGCGGACTGGATGAAGGGGTCCGTCGAGGGCTGGGCGGGCTACAAGGTCGGCGACCGCGTGCGCGAGCACGACCTGTACGGCGGCGGTGTCTACGTGTTCAACCAGAACAACCCGGCGATCCACACCGAGAACGGCTTCGAGGTGCCCCGGGCGCCCGGTGTCCGGCTGCACCACGTCATGACCGTCAACCTCGGCGCGGGCACGGTCGACCACGTGGTCAACGGCGTCGGCGACCCGGCCGACACCAGCCGGGTCGGCACCCCGGTGTACGTCGCGGAGTACCCGGCGCCGTGACGGCGGTCCGCGCGGACGGCGCCCGGTCCCACCGGGTGCCGTCCGCGCGAACCTCCCCCTGCCGTCAGGCTTCCCGCTCGGCCCGACCGAGCAGGGCACGCCGCTCCGCCTCGCCCCGCGCCAGGGAGGCGGCCTGCCGGAACAGCTCCGCGGCCCGGACCCGGTCACCCGCACGGGCGGTGAGGTCGGCCTCCGCGGCCACGGCGTGCGGGTGCCCGTCGAGCGCGCCGCCCGCCCGGACCTCGGCCAGCAGGGCCAACCCGGCCGCCGGGCCGTGCGCGTACCCGTGCGCCACGGCCCGGTTGAGCCCGACCACCGGTGACGGCTGGAGGCGGACCAGTTCGTCGTAGCACCGGGCGATCCGGTGCCAGTCGGTGGTCTCGTGGCGGGAGGCCGTGGCGTGGCAGGCCGCGATGCGGGCCTGCCAGGCGTACGGCCCGGCCGACCGCACCCCGTCCAGGATCGCCACGGCCTCGGCGATCGCCGCGCGGTCCCAGCGGGACCGGTCCTGCCGGTCGAGGGTGAGCAGGTCGCCCCCGGCGTCCCGGCGGGCGGCGCGGCGCGAGTGCTGGAGCAGGAACAGCGCCAGCAGCGCCGAGACCTCCGGCTGGTCCGGCACCAGCCGGACCAGCAGCCGGGCCAGCCGGATCGCCTCCGCGGCGAACGCCGGTTCGCCGTCGGCGTCGTAGCCGCGGGTGAACAGCAGGTACAGCACGGCGAGCACACCCGGCAGGCGCTCGGCCAGCGCGTCGCCCTCCGGCACCCGGTACGGGATGCCGGCCTTCGCGATCTTGGTCTTGGCCCTGGTCAGCCGCCGCGTCATGGTGGGCTCCCCGACCAGGAAGGCCCGGGCCACCTCGGCCGTCGGCACCCCGCAGACCGTGCGCAGGGTCAGCGCCACCCGCGCCTCCGGCGACAGCGCCGGGTGGCAGCACGTGAAGATCAGCCGCAACCGGTCGTCCACGACCTCCTCCTGCCCACCACCCGGCGCCGCGGTGCGGTCGGGACCGGTCAGCGCGAGCACCGCCAGCTCCCGCAGCTTGACCCGCTCCACCCCGGCCCGCCGCAGCACGTCGAGCGCGCGGTTGCGGGCCGCGGTCATCAGCCAGCCGCCGGGGTTGGCCGGCACGCCCCGCACCGGCCAGGTCTCCAGGGCCAGCCGCGCGGCCTCCTGCGCGCAGTCCTCGGCCAGCCCCCAGTCCCCGGTGACCCGGATCAGGTGGGCCGTGATGCGCGGGTGCGCGTCGGCGACCGCGGCCGCGACGGCCGCGCCGACGGTGCCGTCGGCCACCGCCGCGCGGCCGCCACCGCCGGTGGTCACCGCCCGGGCTCGGCGAGCGGGCGGACCTCCAGCCGACCGGCGTGGGCCATGGGGTGGGTCCGGGCCACCTCGATCGCCTCGTCCAGGTCGGCGCACTCCAGCAGGTCGAAGCCGACCACGACCTCCGCGGTCTCGGCGAACGGCCCGTCGGTCAGCAGCAGCTCGCCGCCGCGGACGCGGACCGTCGTGGCGGTGGAGGCGGGTGCCAGCTCCGAGCCCAGCAGCCGGCGGCCGGCGCCGTCGTTCTCGGCCACCCACCGGTCGACGTCCGGCCAGGACCCCGGGTCGGTGTCCGGCTCCGGGTCGGTGCAGACGAGCATCAGGTACTTCATCGGGATCCTCCTCGTGGACGGTTCACCATGGTGACGAACGGGCGGACCGCATCCGGACACCCCCGGGCCACCGGATCGGGGCGGGGGAGGAGGACCACCGGCCGGCCGGGCATTCCGGTGCCCGCGAAAACCGGTGGGAGCGGCCATTGTTTCCCGCCCCCGAACGCGCGACAACCCCTATCGGAATGCCTGGGGAACCACGGCTCCGTAGGGGTTGTCGGCCTGCTGAGCAGGTCACTAGCGTGACGCGGGTCGAACTGCTCGAATTCGCGAACGAGGGGGAGATGAATGTCCGAGAACAAATTTGCGGAGATGCGGCGGCTCGTCGTCCGGCTGCGCACCCAGGTCGATTCGCTCCGCTCGGACGCGAACACCCCCGCCGCGCGCCGGGTCGCCAACAGCGTGGAGCGGCTGGAGATCGACCTCGCCGAGCTGGCCCGCTCGGTCCCGGCCGCGTCGGACCAGCGCGCCGTGGTGGTCGTGCCCGACACCCCGTACGACCCGGCCCTCTGGTCCGGCGCCGACGACGAGGGCGTGGGCGGCCACCGGCGCGACCACGCCTGAGCCGGCCGGGCCGCGCTCGACCGACCGCGAGCCGACCGACCTCGAACCGGTCACCGCGCCCGCCCGGCGTCGACCAGCGGCGGCGACAGCTCCACCTCCCGCCGCGCGTCGCGCAGCTCCGGGAACGGGTAGCGCACCCGCGAGGCCAGGTACTCCGCACCCGTGGTGCCCCCGGTCCCCCGGGCCGCCCCCAGCATCCGCACCACGCACGCCAGGTGGGCCGCCTTCCAGCGCCAGTACGACCCGGAGATCTCCAGCAGCAGGTCCACCACGGCCAGGAACCGGTCGTCCCGGAGGCACGCCTCGGCCAGCCCCCGGTCACCCGCGGCGCGGCGCAGCGCGGCGACCACCGGCGCCTCGCCCGACCCGAACCCCATCACCCGCTCCACCTCGGCGAACTGCACCGACTGCGCACCGCTGGCCGTGCCGAGGTAGGGCCGGAACCGGGTGAAGCAGTCCGGTGGCAGGCGGTCCAGCACCTCGATGTGCGCCTGGAGCAGCCCGAAGACGTGGCTGACCCGGGCCAGGTACTCGGCGGCCGCGTCCAGCCGGCCGCCGGCCACCGCGTCGACCGCGCGGTCGAGGTCGAGCAGCAGTTGGCGCAGCCACAGCTCGCTGGCCTGGTGCACCACGATGAAGAAGTGCTCGGCCAGGTGCACGCGGTCCGGTTCCCGGCCCTCGGCCCGGGGGCGCTGGAGCGACAGCAGCGTGTCCAGCTCCAGGTAGCGCTGGTAGTCCAAGCCCTGGTCGACGACCTGTCGGTTCATCGTCGGTCCCTTCAGGAGGAGGTGACGGGCAGCAGGCGGTGCTCCGCGAAGACCTCGTGCGCGCCGGGCACGTCCAGCACGCCCGCGGAGCGGAACACGCGCACGGTCGCCCGGCAGACGTGGGCGATGCGGTCGGCCCCGGCGTCGCCGCCGTAGGTGTCCGCGACCACCCCCCGGGCCGTGTCGGGATCGAGGCC
This portion of the Saccharothrix syringae genome encodes:
- a CDS encoding RNA polymerase sigma factor gives rise to the protein MTTGGGGRAAVADGTVGAAVAAAVADAHPRITAHLIRVTGDWGLAEDCAQEAARLALETWPVRGVPANPGGWLMTAARNRALDVLRRAGVERVKLRELAVLALTGPDRTAAPGGGQEEVVDDRLRLIFTCCHPALSPEARVALTLRTVCGVPTAEVARAFLVGEPTMTRRLTRAKTKIAKAGIPYRVPEGDALAERLPGVLAVLYLLFTRGYDADGEPAFAAEAIRLARLLVRLVPDQPEVSALLALFLLQHSRRAARRDAGGDLLTLDRQDRSRWDRAAIAEAVAILDGVRSAGPYAWQARIAACHATASRHETTDWHRIARCYDELVRLQPSPVVGLNRAVAHGYAHGPAAGLALLAEVRAGGALDGHPHAVAAEADLTARAGDRVRAAELFRQAASLARGEAERRALLGRAEREA
- a CDS encoding YciI family protein, whose translation is MKYLMLVCTDPEPDTDPGSWPDVDRWVAENDGAGRRLLGSELAPASTATTVRVRGGELLLTDGPFAETAEVVVGFDLLECADLDEAIEVARTHPMAHAGRLEVRPLAEPGR
- a CDS encoding tryptophan 2,3-dioxygenase family protein codes for the protein MNRQVVDQGLDYQRYLELDTLLSLQRPRAEGREPDRVHLAEHFFIVVHQASELWLRQLLLDLDRAVDAVAGGRLDAAAEYLARVSHVFGLLQAHIEVLDRLPPDCFTRFRPYLGTASGAQSVQFAEVERVMGFGSGEAPVVAALRRAAGDRGLAEACLRDDRFLAVVDLLLEISGSYWRWKAAHLACVVRMLGAARGTGGTTGAEYLASRVRYPFPELRDARREVELSPPLVDAGRAR